The Candidatus Terasakiella magnetica genome has a segment encoding these proteins:
- the dprA gene encoding DNA-processing protein DprA, with protein sequence MSHTISQEERIAWLRLIRSENVGPITFYRLLEQFGSAQKALEAIPDMASRGGRKKAIKVCSKSEAVKELEELDDIDAQLIVRDEAAYPPLLAQVEDAPPVLSLRGHAHLMTKKSIAIVGARNASINGCKFAAQLARELGQGGLLVVSGLARGVDGAAHAASLETGTVGVQGGGVDVIYPKENHSLYKEMIQRGCVIAEPKISTQPQARHFPRRNRIISGMCRAIIVVEASPRSGSLISARMALEQGREVFAVPGSPLDPRSKGTNALIRDGAHLVENAENIFQVLNSLQNLPLQERKTQYYQEGMVSPPGEDELVDARTIITKSLSVTAVCVDEIIRQCQISASVVQTVLLELELAGQLERHPGNKVSLII encoded by the coding sequence ATGTCGCACACAATCTCACAAGAAGAACGCATTGCTTGGCTTCGATTAATCAGAAGCGAGAATGTCGGGCCAATTACCTTTTACCGCTTGCTTGAGCAGTTTGGCTCAGCCCAAAAAGCTTTGGAGGCCATCCCCGATATGGCAAGTCGGGGTGGGCGCAAAAAAGCGATCAAGGTGTGCTCTAAAAGTGAAGCGGTGAAAGAGCTTGAAGAACTTGATGATATAGATGCCCAGTTGATTGTGCGTGATGAAGCCGCTTATCCACCCCTGTTGGCCCAAGTTGAAGATGCGCCCCCTGTTCTAAGCCTGCGCGGGCATGCTCATTTAATGACAAAAAAGTCCATTGCCATTGTGGGGGCGCGCAATGCTTCCATCAACGGCTGCAAGTTTGCCGCCCAACTGGCACGCGAGTTAGGCCAAGGCGGCTTGTTGGTGGTCTCAGGCTTGGCGCGCGGGGTGGATGGGGCAGCGCACGCAGCATCGCTTGAGACCGGAACGGTGGGGGTGCAAGGTGGCGGGGTTGATGTGATTTACCCCAAAGAGAACCACTCTTTATATAAGGAGATGATCCAGCGTGGTTGTGTAATCGCCGAGCCTAAAATCTCAACCCAGCCACAGGCGCGCCATTTCCCAAGGCGCAACCGGATTATCTCGGGCATGTGTCGCGCGATCATCGTTGTGGAAGCGTCCCCCAGATCAGGCTCGCTCATCTCTGCACGCATGGCGCTTGAGCAGGGAAGGGAGGTTTTTGCTGTTCCGGGGTCTCCTTTAGACCCCAGATCAAAAGGCACAAATGCGTTGATTCGCGATGGGGCCCATTTGGTGGAAAATGCGGAAAATATTTTTCAGGTGCTAAATTCCCTGCAAAACCTGCCTCTTCAGGAAAGGAAAACTCAATATTATCAAGAAGGTATGGTATCACCACCCGGGGAGGATGAATTAGTCGATGCACGAACAATAATTACAAAAAGTTTGTCTGTAACCGCAGTTTGTGTTGACGAAATCATCCGTCAATGCCAAATCTCTGCTTCTGTTGTGCAAACCGTTCTGTTGGAATTGGAACTTGCCGGGCAATTGGAACGTCATCCCGGAAATAAGGTTTCTCTAATCATTTGA
- the rpmG gene encoding 50S ribosomal protein L33 — MAKPTTIQVRLVSTADTGYFYVTKKNPRNITEKLEFRKYDPVVRKHVLFKEAKIK; from the coding sequence ATGGCTAAGCCGACCACCATTCAGGTTAGACTGGTAAGCACCGCTGACACAGGTTATTTCTACGTAACTAAGAAAAACCCACGTAACATCACCGAGAAGCTGGAATTCCGCAAATACGACCCGGTGGTACGCAAGCACGTGCTTTTTAAAGAAGCTAAGATTAAATAA
- the topA gene encoding type I DNA topoisomerase — protein MNVVVVESPAKAKTINKYLGKDYIVLASYGHIRDLPAKDGSVRPDDDFSMDWEMDARSKKQFKEITDAMKGADKLFLATDPDREGEAISWHVQEVLEKKRLLKGVDVKRIVFHEITKQAVLDAVAAPREVNQELVEAYLARRALDYLVGFNLSPVLWRKLPGSRSAGRVQSVALRLICEREAEIEAFNPVEYWSVAAKFTTPKKKALAANLTHLNGDKLNKFSLGNEAAATGAVSTVEAGDYTVGNVERKKTRRNPAPPFTTSTLQQEASRKLGFGAKRTMQVAQKLYEGINLGGETVGLITYMRTDAVTLSNEAIFSARDLIGEQYGKRYVPEAPRTYKTKAKNAQEAHEAIRPTGVARRPEAMAKYLDADQLKLYTLIWKRTVACQMASAELDQVGVVIQSQDKNTWLRASGSVITFDGFLTLYQEGTDDKEDDDKGDKLLPDVQTGDVLNLGPVTADQHFTQPPPRYSEASLVKSMEELGIGRPSTYASIISVLQDRDYVRLDKKRFIPEDRGRLVTAFLANFFNRYVQYDFTANLEDQLDGISNGDQDWQKVLREFWAAFSGAIDDTKELRVRDVLDALDKDLAEHFFTEREDGKDPRVCPTCGEGRLSLKLGKFGAFIGCSNYPDCRYTRPLIQGEDGDESMPDLESGPKELGRDPETGEMVTMRRGPYGVYVQIGDIDPEDKKKKPKRASLTGDMKPADMDLEKALKLLSLPRNVGIFPDTGEMIKAGIGRFGPYVSLGKTFVSIKEDSPYTIGENRAIALIHEKMEKTQMVVLGKHPDEKKDIILQNGRWGPFVKVGRINARLPKDMDREDMTLEIAIEMLNKKGAGKKKKAAPKKKAAAKKTTAKKAPAKKKAPAKKKAPAKKKAASE, from the coding sequence ATGAACGTTGTTGTCGTCGAATCGCCAGCAAAGGCGAAAACGATCAATAAATATTTAGGTAAAGACTACATTGTCCTTGCCTCTTATGGCCATATCCGTGATTTACCGGCTAAAGACGGTTCGGTGCGCCCTGATGACGATTTTTCCATGGATTGGGAGATGGACGCGCGTTCCAAGAAACAGTTCAAAGAAATTACAGACGCCATGAAGGGCGCTGATAAACTGTTTCTCGCGACTGACCCGGATCGTGAAGGTGAAGCCATCTCATGGCACGTTCAGGAAGTTTTAGAGAAAAAGCGCCTGCTTAAAGGTGTTGATGTTAAGCGCATCGTTTTTCATGAAATTACAAAACAGGCTGTTTTAGATGCGGTGGCTGCACCGCGTGAAGTTAATCAGGAACTGGTCGAAGCCTATCTTGCGCGCCGTGCGCTGGATTATCTTGTGGGCTTTAACCTGTCGCCTGTACTGTGGCGCAAGTTGCCCGGTTCACGCTCAGCCGGGCGTGTACAATCGGTGGCCCTGCGACTGATCTGTGAGCGCGAAGCTGAAATTGAAGCGTTCAACCCTGTTGAATATTGGAGTGTGGCGGCGAAATTCACCACCCCAAAGAAAAAAGCACTGGCAGCAAACCTCACGCACCTTAATGGGGATAAGCTGAATAAATTCTCCCTTGGCAATGAAGCTGCAGCCACTGGCGCAGTTTCAACGGTTGAGGCTGGTGACTATACGGTTGGTAATGTTGAGCGTAAAAAAACGCGTCGCAACCCAGCCCCACCCTTTACAACATCGACCCTGCAACAAGAAGCCTCACGTAAATTGGGCTTTGGTGCAAAACGCACCATGCAGGTCGCGCAAAAGCTTTATGAAGGGATCAACCTTGGCGGGGAAACCGTCGGTCTGATCACCTATATGCGTACCGATGCGGTGACCCTGTCAAACGAGGCGATTTTTTCAGCGCGTGATTTGATTGGTGAGCAATATGGTAAACGATACGTTCCAGAAGCGCCGCGCACCTATAAGACCAAAGCCAAGAATGCCCAAGAGGCCCACGAAGCCATCCGCCCAACAGGCGTGGCGCGTCGCCCTGAAGCCATGGCAAAATATTTGGATGCAGATCAGCTTAAGCTTTACACCCTGATCTGGAAACGTACCGTTGCCTGTCAAATGGCAAGTGCAGAGCTCGACCAAGTTGGTGTGGTCATCCAAAGTCAGGATAAAAACACATGGCTGCGTGCCAGTGGCTCGGTTATTACCTTTGATGGTTTCTTGACGCTCTATCAAGAAGGTACAGACGATAAGGAAGATGACGATAAAGGCGATAAGCTGTTGCCTGATGTGCAAACAGGCGATGTGTTAAACCTTGGTCCGGTCACAGCAGATCAGCACTTTACTCAACCGCCACCACGTTATTCAGAAGCCTCGCTTGTGAAAAGCATGGAAGAGCTGGGCATTGGACGTCCATCCACATACGCCAGTATCATTTCTGTGTTGCAAGATCGTGATTATGTGCGTCTGGACAAGAAACGCTTTATCCCAGAAGACCGTGGTCGTTTGGTGACAGCCTTTTTGGCGAACTTCTTTAACCGTTATGTGCAGTATGACTTTACCGCCAACCTTGAAGACCAGCTCGATGGTATTTCCAATGGCGATCAGGATTGGCAGAAAGTCTTGCGTGAATTCTGGGCCGCCTTTAGTGGCGCCATTGATGACACAAAAGAGCTGCGCGTGCGCGACGTTTTGGATGCGCTGGATAAAGATTTGGCAGAACATTTCTTTACCGAGCGTGAAGATGGCAAAGACCCGCGCGTCTGCCCTACCTGTGGGGAAGGTCGCTTAAGTCTGAAATTGGGTAAGTTTGGTGCCTTTATTGGCTGTTCTAACTATCCTGATTGTCGCTATACCCGCCCGTTAATCCAAGGTGAGGATGGCGATGAATCCATGCCGGACCTTGAAAGCGGACCAAAAGAGCTTGGGAGAGATCCGGAAACAGGTGAAATGGTCACCATGCGCCGTGGCCCTTATGGGGTTTATGTGCAGATCGGTGATATCGATCCTGAAGATAAGAAGAAAAAGCCAAAGCGTGCCTCTTTAACAGGTGATATGAAGCCTGCTGATATGGACCTTGAAAAAGCACTGAAGCTTTTATCTTTGCCGCGCAATGTGGGCATCTTCCCGGATACCGGGGAAATGATCAAAGCCGGTATTGGTCGTTTTGGCCCTTATGTTTCTTTGGGGAAAACCTTTGTTTCCATTAAGGAAGACAGTCCTTACACCATTGGTGAAAACCGCGCCATTGCTCTGATCCATGAGAAAATGGAAAAGACCCAGATGGTGGTTTTGGGCAAACACCCTGATGAGAAAAAAGACATTATCTTGCAAAACGGTCGTTGGGGACCATTTGTAAAAGTAGGCCGCATCAATGCGCGTTTGCCAAAAGACATGGACCGCGAAGACATGACTTTGGAAATTGCCATTGAGATGTTGAACAAGAAGGGCGCTGGCAAAAAGAAAAAGGCAGCACCAAAGAAGAAAGCTGCGGCGAAGAAAACCACGGCTAAAAAAGCCCCAGCTAAGAAAAAAGCGCCTGCAAAGAAGAAAGCTCCTGCCAAGAAAAAGGCTGCGAGCGAGTAA
- a CDS encoding response regulator, translating to MSKTVLIVEDNEMNMKLFNDLLQAHDYNTVQTDNGHNVKELALKHKPDLIILDIQLPEISGLDVAQVLKSDESVKHIPIIAVTAFAMKGDQEKILKGGCDGYISKPISVPLFLETVSKFLE from the coding sequence ATGAGCAAGACAGTCCTGATTGTAGAAGACAATGAAATGAACATGAAACTGTTCAATGATTTGTTGCAGGCACATGATTATAACACTGTGCAAACAGACAACGGACACAACGTCAAAGAGCTGGCGCTTAAACATAAGCCAGACCTCATTATTCTTGATATTCAGCTCCCTGAGATTTCGGGGCTGGATGTGGCGCAGGTTCTAAAGTCTGATGAGAGCGTAAAGCATATCCCAATTATCGCCGTCACCGCCTTTGCCATGAAAGGTGATCAAGAGAAAATCTTGAAAGGCGGCTGTGATGGCTATATCTCCAAACCTATTTCTGTTCCCCTCTTTTTAGAAACAGTTTCAAAATTCCTTGAATAG
- a CDS encoding S41 family peptidase — protein sequence MKRAHTSIIFLFAGLLALGGCVTPQTPLKQAVLDKAADEMRLSLPQDEVSGVLASGFYSISERALSDVDVRSLGLEGMRGLATIDPEIGIEEKDGVIEVRYGDEFVKAVVEPLAHDSESWSDAVYEVVQALWVHSPDLAATNAERIYEAVFDASLSNLDIFSRYAGKNEAEGHRDRREGFGGLGMTIKKIDERFMVSRVAHDGPAFKAGVKKGDIIIRVNDIPVVAKGYLEVSALLRGKIQTEVTLQIERPDTGVVQKLFVWRELVIPQTVWSSFEDGIMNIRLSGFNERTLGNLSQDVQDYALMHGQRFKGIVLDLRNNPGGLLKRAVQVADLFVAGGRIISTQGRHPDSFETYEADNLDVSQGRPIVVLLNGKSASASEIVAAALQDRARAVVVGSSSYGKGTVQSVQRLPNDGEITVTWSRLIAPSGYAFHGLGVRPSVCTSGIDGNKARGPALWEVDGKDLRKNWQTVGIEDRKGRKILRQSCAPDRRKKRIDSEIARNIILDPGLYQRFMGFTTIATVAQ from the coding sequence ATGAAACGCGCACATACATCCATCATATTCCTCTTTGCAGGGCTTTTGGCGCTGGGGGGATGTGTGACACCACAAACACCTTTAAAGCAGGCTGTGCTGGATAAGGCTGCCGATGAAATGCGCCTGTCTTTACCCCAAGACGAAGTATCTGGTGTTCTGGCATCGGGCTTTTACAGTATTTCTGAGCGTGCCTTAAGTGATGTTGATGTGCGCTCGCTTGGTCTTGAAGGTATGCGCGGCCTTGCTACCATTGATCCTGAAATTGGTATTGAAGAAAAAGACGGTGTGATTGAGGTGCGCTATGGCGATGAATTTGTCAAAGCCGTTGTGGAACCTTTGGCACATGATAGTGAAAGCTGGTCTGATGCGGTTTATGAGGTGGTGCAGGCCTTGTGGGTCCATTCCCCTGATTTAGCCGCAACAAATGCCGAGCGCATCTATGAGGCGGTTTTTGATGCGTCTTTATCCAACCTCGATATCTTCTCGCGCTATGCCGGAAAGAATGAGGCTGAAGGCCATCGTGATCGCCGTGAAGGATTTGGCGGTTTGGGTATGACCATCAAGAAAATTGATGAGCGTTTTATGGTCAGTCGCGTTGCTCATGACGGTCCTGCGTTTAAGGCGGGCGTTAAAAAAGGCGATATCATCATCCGTGTGAATGACATCCCTGTGGTCGCGAAGGGGTATTTGGAGGTTTCTGCCTTGTTGCGGGGAAAAATCCAGACCGAAGTGACTTTGCAGATTGAACGCCCTGATACAGGGGTTGTGCAAAAGCTTTTCGTCTGGCGCGAACTGGTGATCCCACAAACGGTGTGGAGCAGCTTTGAAGACGGGATTATGAATATCCGGCTGTCCGGTTTTAATGAACGCACCTTGGGCAACCTTTCACAAGATGTTCAGGATTATGCCCTGATGCATGGGCAGCGCTTTAAAGGGATTGTGCTTGATCTGCGCAACAACCCCGGTGGGTTGCTTAAACGCGCCGTACAGGTGGCTGATTTATTTGTCGCAGGTGGTCGTATAATTTCCACCCAAGGACGCCATCCTGATAGTTTTGAGACTTATGAGGCTGATAATCTTGATGTGTCCCAAGGGCGACCCATTGTGGTGTTGCTCAATGGTAAAAGTGCCTCAGCCTCTGAAATTGTGGCTGCTGCCCTTCAAGACCGTGCCCGTGCGGTGGTGGTGGGGAGCTCGTCTTATGGCAAAGGCACAGTGCAGTCCGTGCAGCGCCTGCCCAATGATGGGGAAATCACCGTGACATGGTCGCGCCTTATAGCCCCAAGCGGGTATGCCTTTCATGGATTAGGCGTGCGCCCCTCAGTTTGCACCAGTGGTATTGATGGAAATAAGGCGCGTGGACCGGCCTTATGGGAAGTTGATGGCAAGGATTTGCGCAAGAACTGGCAAACCGTTGGGATTGAAGACCGCAAAGGGCGTAAAATTTTGCGCCAATCTTGTGCACCTGATCGTCGAAAGAAAAGAATCGATAGTGAAATTGCCCGCAATATCATCCTTGATCCCGGTCTGTATCAACGATTTATGGGCTTTACGACCATCGCAACAGTGGCGCAATAG
- a CDS encoding substrate-binding periplasmic protein produces MLLRSLCLIISLLFSSFSVSAADFLNLSAIQHSDNSNISELVLREAYKKIGIEIFITPLPAKRSLHHSNQGRADGELFRIAGMEKTYKNLVPVPIPINFLDAMVMSHKTTFDVNGWESLKPYMLAIRRGVKFSDTATQGMKRTFLNSNIGLGRILLEDNQVDLAIIARVNGLSVIQQLNEVKATTDLKLLEPPLQSYPLYHYLHKRHAHLIDRLTQALKEMQSKGRIQEIRNYYLALKYSNKKEP; encoded by the coding sequence ATGCTTCTTAGGTCACTCTGCCTGATAATTTCTCTTTTATTCAGTAGCTTCAGTGTTTCTGCTGCTGATTTTTTAAATTTAAGCGCCATTCAACATTCTGATAATTCAAATATCAGCGAGCTTGTTTTACGCGAGGCTTATAAGAAAATCGGGATTGAGATTTTCATCACCCCTTTACCTGCCAAACGATCCCTACATCATTCCAATCAAGGACGAGCTGATGGTGAGCTCTTCCGTATTGCCGGGATGGAAAAAACCTATAAAAACTTGGTTCCGGTCCCCATTCCCATCAACTTTCTTGATGCTATGGTCATGAGCCATAAAACCACGTTTGATGTAAATGGGTGGGAAAGTCTCAAACCCTACATGCTTGCAATCAGACGTGGGGTCAAGTTCTCAGACACAGCCACCCAAGGAATGAAACGCACGTTTCTTAATTCCAATATCGGGCTGGGGAGAATCCTTTTAGAGGACAACCAAGTCGATCTCGCCATCATTGCACGGGTCAATGGCCTAAGCGTCATCCAGCAATTAAATGAAGTAAAAGCAACGACTGATCTCAAACTGCTTGAGCCGCCTTTACAATCCTACCCGCTTTATCATTACCTGCATAAACGCCATGCGCATCTAATTGATAGACTCACCCAAGCCTTAAAAGAAATGCAAAGCAAAGGCCGCATTCAAGAAATTCGTAACTACTATCTAGCGCTAAAATACAGCAATAAAAAAGAGCCCTGA
- a CDS encoding EAL domain-containing response regulator: MSSNRSLIVFDDDEEIRQLISLLAAKEGFEVETAAELKEFKEKVDKMKPDVIIQDLSLSDCDGIEVLRYLGSIGCKSAIALISSFDERLLKSAMNLGSDFGLEVIGNIRKPITGAGLREVLANVPHTTKAVRESDLNNAINTDRLFLTFQPKVDMNTKAVTSAEALVRWQEPDRGLIFPDEFITLAEQSGLIEPMTYQVLDLAVKEAASWKDKGFDIAVAVNLSAASLIDLDFPMKVAQTLEKYGLPANQLILEVTETSAMIDAQKTLDILTRLRIKGISVSIDDFGTGYSSLVELHRMPFSELKIDRSFVMDAHKDKDSRIIINAILGLAKALGLKVVAEGVETQEHWDFLKDAGCDIAQGYLMGKPMVSADFTAWVQDWKSKL, from the coding sequence ATGTCTTCTAACCGTTCCTTGATTGTCTTTGATGATGACGAAGAAATTCGCCAGTTGATTTCTCTACTGGCTGCCAAAGAAGGGTTTGAAGTTGAGACAGCGGCAGAGCTGAAAGAGTTCAAAGAAAAAGTAGATAAAATGAAACCGGATGTCATCATTCAGGATTTATCCTTGAGTGATTGTGACGGTATTGAAGTTTTGCGCTATCTTGGGTCCATTGGTTGTAAGTCAGCCATTGCGCTGATCAGCAGCTTTGATGAACGCCTGTTAAAAAGCGCGATGAATTTAGGGTCTGATTTTGGCCTTGAAGTGATTGGCAATATTCGCAAACCCATTACGGGCGCTGGCTTGCGTGAAGTATTGGCAAATGTACCTCATACAACAAAAGCAGTGCGTGAATCTGATTTAAATAATGCGATCAATACGGACCGCCTGTTTCTCACTTTCCAACCAAAAGTGGATATGAACACGAAAGCCGTGACCTCTGCCGAAGCCTTGGTGCGTTGGCAAGAACCTGATCGCGGCCTTATTTTTCCTGATGAATTTATCACGCTGGCAGAACAATCCGGCTTGATTGAACCGATGACCTATCAGGTCCTTGATTTAGCTGTGAAAGAGGCGGCGAGCTGGAAAGATAAAGGCTTTGATATTGCGGTTGCAGTCAACCTTTCTGCGGCGTCGCTCATTGATCTTGATTTCCCCATGAAGGTTGCTCAAACACTTGAAAAATATGGACTGCCTGCAAATCAGCTGATTTTGGAAGTAACAGAAACCAGTGCAATGATTGATGCGCAAAAGACGTTGGATATTTTAACTCGTCTGCGCATTAAGGGTATTAGCGTTTCCATTGATGATTTTGGTACAGGCTATTCTTCATTGGTTGAGCTCCATCGCATGCCGTTTTCCGAGCTGAAAATCGATCGCTCTTTCGTGATGGATGCCCATAAGGATAAAGACTCTCGCATCATCATTAATGCAATCCTTGGGCTTGCTAAGGCCTTGGGGCTTAAGGTGGTTGCTGAAGGTGTGGAAACCCAAGAACATTGGGATTTCCTCAAAGATGCCGGTTGTGATATTGCCCAAGGCTATTTGATGGGAAAACCAATGGTCTCTGCGGACTTTACCGCATGGGTGCAAGACTGGAAGTCCAAGCTTTAA
- the rnr gene encoding ribonuclease R: MTDQTRKPIPFPTKAQILEFINESPGSVGKREIARAFALRGPAKIQLKKVLKELERDGKLGRGGKRRFATPGSMPDVAVLEIIGIDEDGELLAKPLSWQGDDKPPKVYVSQSGGRTAYGLRDRVLCRMHKLSAKEYEAQVIRQISEAPSRILGVYQAGGDGGGRLVPTDRRAKSEMIIAPENAMEAESGELVLCEPLPGRVFGLKPAKVVERLGDTDQPKAVSLVCIHAHDIPTEFTKEAVEQAETAQAVPLGKRVDLRDVPLVTIDGADARDYDDAVFAEPDTDPKNEGGWHIIVAIADVSHYVRTGDDLDRCAYERGNSVYFPDRVVPMLPEALSNGWCSLVPHEDRGCVAVHMWIDADGHLLRHKFVRALMRSHARLTYEQAQEARDGQLDDVTEHIVETVINPLYGAYESFQRYRAERNVLELDVPERKMAFNEEGKVASIDKRQRLDSHKLIEEFMITANVAAAEALEHKRQPCMYRVHDAPGLEKMEALRQFLGSLDIKIAKGQQPNPKIFNRILGQVRETDQNHMVNMVVLRSQSQAEYNPENIGHFGLSLNRYAHFTSPIRRYSDLLVHRALIRGYGLGEGGLTEDAKDFSDMGEHLSKTERRAAGAERDAMDRYTTLFLADRVGASFGARVNGVTRFGLFVTLDETGADGLVPIRSLPQDYYDHDEQLHTLVGKRSGFTFRLGQIVEVKLMEADTVTGGMVFNIVLSPEDVAKAAKAGGGGRRPKKGHRKGFKKSSNSRRRSR; the protein is encoded by the coding sequence GTGACAGATCAAACCCGCAAGCCCATTCCGTTTCCGACCAAGGCGCAGATTCTTGAGTTTATCAATGAATCGCCCGGTTCTGTTGGCAAGCGAGAAATCGCCCGTGCCTTTGCCTTGCGCGGTCCTGCAAAAATCCAACTCAAAAAAGTGCTTAAAGAGCTGGAGCGCGATGGCAAGTTGGGCCGTGGTGGCAAGCGACGCTTTGCAACACCAGGCTCCATGCCGGATGTGGCGGTGCTGGAAATTATTGGTATTGATGAAGATGGCGAGCTTTTAGCCAAGCCGCTGAGCTGGCAAGGAGACGATAAGCCGCCCAAGGTTTATGTTTCCCAATCAGGCGGGCGCACGGCCTATGGTTTGCGCGATCGTGTGCTTTGTCGCATGCATAAACTGTCTGCAAAAGAATATGAAGCCCAAGTCATTCGCCAAATCTCAGAAGCGCCCTCGCGTATTTTAGGGGTTTATCAGGCGGGTGGTGATGGCGGTGGGCGATTGGTGCCAACCGATCGTCGGGCAAAATCTGAAATGATTATTGCGCCTGAAAACGCAATGGAAGCTGAAAGTGGTGAGCTGGTTTTATGTGAGCCTTTGCCCGGTCGGGTCTTTGGCCTGAAACCTGCCAAGGTGGTGGAACGTTTGGGCGATACCGATCAGCCCAAGGCTGTCTCCCTTGTCTGTATCCACGCCCATGATATCCCGACAGAATTTACCAAAGAAGCGGTTGAGCAGGCGGAAACAGCCCAAGCTGTACCTTTGGGCAAACGTGTGGATTTGCGCGATGTTCCCTTGGTGACTATTGATGGGGCCGATGCGCGCGATTATGACGATGCGGTTTTTGCAGAACCTGATACAGACCCGAAAAATGAAGGCGGCTGGCATATTATTGTGGCCATTGCCGATGTGTCCCATTATGTGCGCACGGGTGATGATCTGGATCGCTGTGCTTATGAGCGGGGCAATTCGGTCTATTTTCCAGACCGTGTAGTACCCATGTTGCCTGAAGCCCTTTCTAATGGTTGGTGCTCGCTTGTGCCCCATGAAGACCGTGGTTGTGTGGCGGTTCATATGTGGATTGATGCAGATGGGCATTTGTTGCGCCATAAATTTGTGCGCGCTCTCATGCGATCCCATGCGCGATTAACTTACGAGCAGGCTCAAGAAGCGCGTGACGGGCAGTTAGATGATGTGACAGAACATATCGTGGAAACTGTCATTAACCCGCTTTATGGGGCTTATGAAAGCTTTCAACGCTATCGAGCAGAGCGCAATGTGCTGGAGCTGGATGTGCCGGAACGCAAAATGGCCTTTAACGAGGAAGGCAAGGTTGCCTCAATCGATAAACGCCAACGTCTGGATAGCCACAAGCTGATCGAAGAGTTTATGATCACGGCTAATGTGGCGGCGGCTGAAGCGTTAGAGCATAAACGCCAGCCTTGTATGTATCGCGTGCATGATGCGCCGGGCCTTGAAAAGATGGAAGCCTTGCGCCAGTTCTTGGGCTCATTGGATATCAAGATTGCAAAGGGGCAGCAGCCTAACCCGAAAATCTTTAACCGGATTTTAGGGCAGGTGCGCGAAACCGACCAAAACCATATGGTCAATATGGTCGTGCTGCGCTCCCAGTCTCAGGCGGAATATAACCCTGAAAATATCGGTCACTTTGGCTTGTCGCTAAACCGTTATGCTCATTTCACATCACCGATTAGACGTTATTCCGACCTGTTGGTCCATCGCGCGCTTATTCGCGGCTATGGCCTTGGTGAAGGCGGGCTCACAGAAGACGCTAAAGACTTTAGCGATATGGGTGAACATCTTTCAAAGACTGAGCGCCGCGCAGCCGGAGCAGAGCGCGATGCGATGGATCGCTATACCACCTTGTTTTTAGCTGATCGTGTCGGGGCCAGTTTTGGCGCACGGGTAAATGGGGTGACCCGTTTTGGCCTGTTCGTCACGCTGGATGAAACAGGTGCAGACGGTCTGGTGCCCATCCGGTCTTTACCGCAAGATTATTATGATCATGATGAACAGCTCCATACCTTGGTGGGCAAGCGCAGTGGCTTTACCTTCCGCCTTGGGCAGATCGTTGAAGTCAAACTGATGGAAGCTGATACGGTCACAGGCGGGATGGTGTTTAACATCGTTCTTAGCCCTGAAGATGTGGCAAAGGCTGCCAAGGCGGGCGGTGGCGGGCGACGTCCCAAGAAAGGTCATCGCAAAGGCTTTAAAAAATCATCAAACAGCAGGCGTCGTAGTAGGTGA